In the genome of Megachile rotundata isolate GNS110a chromosome 16, iyMegRotu1, whole genome shotgun sequence, the window tattagattttgaGGTGCTcaactttgcaaattctcaaactgacaagtttgtaaatatccaaattgctaaatagtagaatccccaaattctttttAGTTTACAAATGTTTGAAAATCTCTCAAAGCAACGTTACCTAGGGAAAGCAGATTTTCTCTTGGCTGCACAATCGGAGAAGATTCGGTTAAAAGAAAATGGCTCTCCCAAGACCAAAAGCAAATGGCGGGCGGCTCCTCCCCCTACATTTCCTTTTAACCAAGAAAAACCCAGATTGCAAAGTGCACCTCATTCCGAACGAAAAGCCAGTAATTTTGAATCACAAACCTCCTGCAATCTCCGTGATTCCTTTACATCATACGTGAAAAGAAGTCCGAAAAAAAGATAATCGCAAGTCGAAGAGATCTGTGTTTATACGTTTGCTGAAAAATCTGCAAGAATGTTAAGGTCGCGTTTATTTTTCCAAGCTTTCGAGGTCGTCCTACGAATTTGGATCCTGCTCGTTCTTTTTGCGTCCCAGTTTGATCAATCCCGACGGATCAATTAACATGCCAGGCAATTAATCTACTGCGCGAGCCTCTATTAGGCCTTTCGAAACGCTTTTCGTTTTTTTCCGTTCTTGACACGTTTCTCCGTCCTGGATCCTCTGCTTCTCGAGAGGCTCGAACGATCGATCCGTTTTTTACCCGCAACTGTTTCTCCGCGAGCAAAAGCGCGAGTAGAACGAGTCGATCATAAATCCAGCGATGCTACGAATTTTTCAAACGGAGCCAATTTTTGCCCGTTCGAGCACCCTCGATAGCTGAAGCGTTTCCTAACCTTAAAATTATCCCTCAACAGAATTACAGGCTTCGACGTTTTCTTACAAACTTTGTCGAGTGTTTCAGATACTTTTCATTGGTTAAAAATAGGACAGACTTAACCTGTAACTGATAACCtaactatataaattttaagtaattttacataaaattgtaacttcAGAATTAAACAAGTAAATCTTTTTCGAATTAAGTGATAACAATCTTTTTTGACTCGGCTTACCtatgtatttatgtacatatCTGCCACGCGCTTAGTATGACAAAATGGCTACCAGTTGAAGGTTAACGTTATTTTATACGCAACATGAAACGTTATATTTTGTCGCCTTATGGTATCTGGCGTTTTACGATATCTGTATAATTGCTCGAACGATTAACGCTGTAATGATAGTCGgtgaacaattttctcgaagCGTGTAATTCGTAATTGTGCGTGATGGATTTAAGAATTCGCAGTAAATCAAATGTTCGGTAGACGTCTCATTTAGGAATGATCGGTAAAAGGAagtgaattgttaaatttcagaTGCGCTGAGATAGCTCGTGTTTTGCGGAAGAGGAACGTAGAACTACGTTCTGAGATCTTAACTCTGTTATAATGATACAGTCAGTGATGTAACATTTTGAGAGCTTTGAATACACGTGGGGTATAAAACGCACTGTGTGAGAACTTAGGACGCGTGTTCTATACATCTCGCAAGAAGGACGTAGTACTACGTAAAACActataattgtaataaattatcaatgaccttttttacattttcatttgaGGAATGTCCATAAGAGAATCGACAAAGGTTCTGTGCTAACAAATGTTACCAAAGTACTACGTtgtacaatcacacagtacacgaGAAAGTTATCAAACAGAAGGGACGTAGTACTACGTGAAGTGCTCTATCAACGTCTACCTCTTTCGACAAGAAATTACAAGTGAGTCGACTGAGACCTTGATTGGTGATATTACCAGAATGTACATGACTACATAGTATTGCGTGACATTAACGTATTACTACGTGACATAAACGTATTACTACGCGCGGTAATATTACAAAGTGTCGCTGGTTGAGTACAATTGTAGTGGTAAGACCGACAAGATTTTCGAGCGTCGATCAGTTACTACGTGCCATAAACGTAGTACTACGTGACATAAACGTAATACTACGTGACATAAACGTATTACTACGTGACATAAACATATTACTACGCTCGGTAATATTACAAAGTGTCGCTGGTTGAGTACAATTGTAGTGGTAAGACCGACAAGAGTTTCGAGCGTTGATCAGTTACTACGTGCCATAAACGTAGTACTACGTAACATGAACGTAATACTACGTGACATAAACGTATTACTACGTGCGGTAATATTACAAAGTGTCACTGGTTGAGTACAATTGTAGTGGTAAGACCGACAAGATTTTCGAGCGTCGTTCAGTTACTACGTGCCACAAACGTACTACTACGTGACATAAACGTATTACTACGTGAGATATTACAAAGCGTCGCAAGTTGAGTACAATTTTACTGCTAAAACCGACAAGATTTTCGAGTATAGACAGTAAAAGCGTAGTACTATATAACCGTAGTACTACGTGAGGTAATACCACGAAGTGTTCGGTGCAGTTTTAAAAAGACCGACAAGAGTTTCGGGCGTTCATTGACAGTAAAAACGTAGTACTACGACGAAGCGAGGTAAGACGTCAACGTTGACCGCGTTTGATACGGAATTGGAGGAGGTCAGGGCTTCTATTTGTCCCACAGGCCAGCAAGAAAAACAGCTGGCCACGGTTGACCTACTGCTCCTTTCTCGGCATCGAACGACAAAAGGAGAGCCTCCGCCACAGATTATACCGCGGATACATTATTTATCCAGTTCTCCTTTTATTGTCGTCGCGTTTCGAGCCACGCTTTTTCACCGGTTATCCTTCCTGCCCACAGTTATCGCGACTTTTATTCCCGTCTTCATCGATCACCCGATTTTTTCGCCGCCACGGGAAACGAAGAGATCCGGCAAACCGGACATCGATCAGCCGTCGACGTGATCGATCGACCAACGCTGTTACGTCACTCGTCCTTTGCTCGTTCAACTTCCTGCGACGCTTTTCCCTCACAGGACTGCGATACTGAAAGACGGTAAAACGAGTGAATTTTTCTAATTgcgattaaaaatttgttatttatcaaGCGTTACCGAGATGTTGAAGAATAGGAGGTTGCTGAAGTTGCACCAGTATTGATCCTAAGGAGCTAATCGGTCTAATGGTCCAATGGTGATCGATGCAGCTGACCCAGGTTGGCTGGTAATTCATTCCCAGATGTTTACGGCGAGGATCTTCGACATCCTGAAGAGGAGGGGACTtcggagtttggggacttgggagtttgggagcttgggagtttgggagcttgggagtttgggcgcttgggaatttgggagcttgggaattcgggagcttgggaattcgggagcttgggagttcgggagcttgggaattcgggcgcttgggaatttgggcgcttgggaatttggaagcttgggaattcgggcgcttgggaatttggaagcttgggaattcgggagcttgggaattcgggcgcttgggaatttgggcgcttgggaatttgggaggttgggaatttgggcgcttgggaatttaggagcttgggaatttgggagcttggaaatttgggcgcttgggaatttgggcgcttgggaatttgggaggttgggaatttgggcgcttgggaatttgggagcttgggaatttgggagcttggaaatttgggcgcttgggaatttgggcgcttgggaatttgggagcttgggaatttgggcgcttgggaatttgggagcttgggaatttgggagcttgggaatttgggcgcttgggaattcgggcgcttgggaattcgggcgcttggaaatttgggcgcttgggaatttgggagctttggaattcgggCGCTTGGGagttcgggagcttgggaatttggaagcttgggaattcgggagcttgggaattcgggcgcttgggaattcgggcgcttgggaattcgggcgcttggaaatttgggcgcttgggaatttggaagcttgggaattcgggagcttgggaattcaggcgcttgggaattcgagcgcttgggaatttgaaagcttgagaatttgtagtAATTTGTGATCCTCCCCCAAAGACTCCTCCTTACTCGAATTGATGATAGCTTGATCCACAAACGCAGAAGGTATCTGAAAACCGTATAAACCGTTGCGTTATCGAGTGCGTCACCGATGGGACTAAACATAGAGCGCGTGTAAACAGTGATACGATACGACGTTGACAGATTCACTTGGCACAAAGGATTCACCGAAACAAATATTGGCGGAGAATACCGGTAGCTTCGCGATAAATTTCGAACAAATCGCGCTGATTAGGCGGATCATTTTCCATCTGTCCCGGCCTTCTGTCAAACACCGGCAAATCCGCCGGATGTTCAGACCGACGATTAAAACCACAAAAGCACGGtaggagatttaaaaattaatcagaGCGAAATTCATTGCGACGAAAAGGTAATTGCGTTTGGTGGCCGCGGAATGATTAATCGTAGGAAAATTGGATTTTCtttgaaattggagatttgaggatggaAAAAAAGGGACAGGCTGGATATTAGTGGGACAATCGACGTCACGCAATAGCGGGTTTAATGATTTCCTCTTGAAACGCGCGCGTATTTCGCGATAGCTGCGCAACGCCTCAGAATTGCACACGAACCTAGAGCGTGAGAAACTTTGACTATTACGATTAGATCTACTAGACCACGATAtcacgtagtactacgttcAAATTTTTGGGTTCGAAGTTCAAGAAATTTGAGTGAATATCGTTTGCAATGTTATTATACATCGATTCGTGTCTTTGGAGGGTTTAAAGTGGTagaacgtagtactacgtgTAAGAATTCTGAGGTTAATTTGTCGAAAATATAGTCATATAATTGTGGTAACTTGTTGGATGTTCATgcgtaaattaattattactgttgAAGGTTAGAAGTGGTagaacgtagtactacgtgaAAGGCTTCAGGATGTAATTTGTCGAAAATATAGCCATATAGTTGTGGTAACTTGTTGGACGTTCATGcgtaaattaattattgctgTTGAAGGTTTGAAATGGTagaacgtagtactacgtgaAAGGCTTCAGGATGTAATTTGTCGAAAATATAGCCATATAGTTGTGGTAACTTATTGGACTTTCATGTGTGAAGTAATTTTTCTTACTGAAGGTTTGAAATGGTagaacgtagtactacgtgTATAGCTTCTAGCTCTAATTTCTCAGAAATATGGGTCTGTAGCTGTGGTAGCTTATTAAGCTCGTATATATAGGTGAATTGTGCTAATTCTAGAACTTGGAATTATAGCACGTAGTACTACGTGCAGTGGTAGTTCTCTAATTTGTCAGAAATATATACATAGTTTTggtaaattattatatgtatacataactcGAACGTCTACAGACTAATTTTCATTAATGAAGAAGTTGGATTGTTaaaacgtagtactacgttaaGTAGCCATAACTTCTTTAATTTGTAAGATATACTCTTGCTTGAAAGTTCTATGGATTTGACAGGGATAGAGCATTGATATAATCTTGGAAATTCGACAAAATTAGacaacgtagtactacgttcaTTACCTGTAACTTCCTTAATTTTTAAGATACACTCTTGCTTCAAAGTTCTATGAACTCAAGAACAAAGAATCGATATAATCCTTCGAATTCGACAAAATTAGagaacgtagtactacgttcaTTACCTGTAACTTCCTTAATTTTTAAGATACACTCTTGCTTCAAAGTTCTATGAACTCAAGAACAAAAAATCGATATAATCCTTCGAATTCGACAAAATTAGagaacgtagtactacgttcaTTACCTGTAACTTCCTTAATTTTTAAGATACACTCTTGCTTCGAAGTTCTATGAACTCAAGAACAAAGCATCGATATAGTCCTTCGAATTCGTCAAAACTAGagaacgtagtactacgttaaATACCTATAACTTCCTTAATATGCAACATACACTCTTCCTTCAAACTTCGATGAATTTACCAAGAACAAAACATTCATATAACCCTTCGAATTCGTCAAAATTAAAGAACGTAGTACTACGTCCACCCTAACTTTCTCCATACGCTATAAATTTTTGTGAACCACAAGAACAAAGATTCGAAACAGTgtatgggaattcggggacgtagtACTACGGTAAATTCGAAGAGAAACATAAGTATGGATCGCGTCGGCCGGCGAAGATCAATTTGGCAGAAGTAACGGGAGACCGAGTGTCTGGTTGGCAGAGGAGGAATTTCTACATATAGAGGTAGATGCGAGTCGCGAAACGATTCAGTCTTGTTCGAGCATCGCGACCGCGGTTACGGAAGTCGAGGATCAGTTCGTCCACGAGCTGTTCGCGTCGCTTGAAAACAGTGACCGAAGGATACGACACACGTGTACCACCCCCGTGTTATTCTTCCTAGTCCTCAAACGTGAGTCTCTATAAAAATACCCACTTGATTTTAATAGATCGAATCCCTGCATTTAGTCACGAAGGTGACACGAGATAacgatttgtttaaaaataagtatGTCATAAATTATGAAGATGTCAGAATTTTCATCGAGGAGGAAAGACATGATTTATTCACCGTCGTGTTTCCAACGTATTACTACGTTCTTTAGTTTATTTATCTTGACATTCGTGGAACGTTAACGCGCTTATCTGAGTGTCTTTCGTGATAATTTATTCAACCGTATTAACTGGAGGGGATTCGACCGAATAATTATAAccgaaattaaaattcaaatttaaccgTATTATCAACTTTGCCGAACGGATATTATAAAGCGAGGAAAAGATAAATTTTTGGCAACGGTCGATGGCAGTAACACAGAAACGAGCTCGTAAACAGGAAATATTGATCCTTTTTCCCTGCTCTTGTTCCGCGTACCGAAAGTTATCTTACGCCGTTGTTAATTGTCTAATTGCCTGAGCAATTTACAGCCGTTCCATTGATATACGATCGTATCGCGGCTAAAGCTTCGAACCAGGAAGGCTGCTCGATATTTACGCGATCGTATTTCATCAGTTAAGTGCCTAGGAATACCATCGACCCTTTCTTTAATACCGATTGCATTTTATCCTCGTAAACATGCGATattcgaaatttcagaattcgagATGGAACAAACCGGTATTTCCATAATACCGACCACGACGATCGCCGACAACGCCGCCGGAAAACCTAAAAGCATCGGCATCACACTCAGGCCTGGCGACAGTCTACAGGCTGCCAAAGAAAAGCTCAAAACACCATGTAAGTACTCGGTCATTTCATAAAAAACACCTCAAAATCAAGTACACGGAACGTAAAATCGGAACTGAAAATTTTTATCTTGGGTTGCGATGATTTATTGAGcgagacgcaccaggtgcgtcacccATAGCAGTAACAcaggacgcaccaggtgtgtcattcGATGCACCAGAATAGGCGACAATTGACTGAAATGAGAACTATCGATATAAAATcgaaactgaaaatttttatCTTGGGTTGCGATGATTTATTAGCAAGACGCACCAGATGCGTCACCCATAGCAATAGTAcaggacgcaccaggtgtgtcattcGATGCACCAGAATAGGCgacaaattactgaaattagAACAGGGAGCACACAAGATGTGTCGTGAATTGTACTACAAGACATGGACGCATAAGGTGTGTCATCAGTTACAGCGAGACAATGGTACAGTATTGTTAATTACATTCAGAAACATCGCACATGCTTGCCATCAATACGTGCATTTGGATAGATAGTATACGATGGACACTGTATGTCGACTGTGTCAGAAGAGATAGCATAGGACACACTTGGTGCGTCAGCTAGAACAtaggacgcaccaggtgtgccATCTATTGCATTGGGACAGTAGAGGACGCACTTGCTGCGTCATAAATTGTATTTAGCTAGGATAAGACACACGTGGTGTGTCATTAGTTGTATTAGAATATTGTAGGACGCAAGTGGTGCTTCGGGAATTGTACCGAGATAGAAGaggacacacctggtgcgtcaccaAAGGTATTTAACTAATATAGGACGCACTAGGTGTGTCATCAATTGTGTCAGGGTAAGGAGGACACACTTGGTGCGTCAGCAAGAACAttggacgcaccaggtgtgtcatctATTGCATTGGGACAGTAGAGGACGCACTTGTTGCGTCATAAATTGTATTTAGCTAGGATAAGACACACGTGGTGTGTCATTAGTTGTATTAGAATATTGTAGGACGCAAGCGGTGCGTCAGGAATTGTATCGAGGTAGAAGaggacacacctggtgcgtcactaaAGGTATTTAACTATCATAGGACGCACTAGGTGTGTCATCAATTGTGTCAGGGTAAGGAGGACGCATCTGCTGCGTCATAAATTGTATTCGGCTATAataagacgcacatggtgtgtcatcAGTTGTATTAGAATATTGTAGGACGCAAGCGGTGCGTCAGGAATTGTACCGAGGTAGAAGAGGACACACCTGGTGCATCACTAAAGGCATTTAACTATCATAGGACGCACTAGGTGTGTCATCAATTGTGTAAAGGTATCAGAGGACGCATCTGCTGCGTCATAAATTGTATTCGGCTAGAataagacgcacatggtgtgtcatcAGTTGTATTAGAATATTGTAGGACGCAAGTGGTGCGTCAGGAATTGTATCGAGATAGAAGaggacacacctggtgcgtcactaaAGGCATTTAACCATCATAGGACGCCCTCGGTGTGTCATCAATTGTGTCAGGGTAAGGAGGACGCATCTGCTGCGTCATAAATTATATTCGGCTATGATAAGACGCACGTGGTGTGTCATCAGTTGTATTAGAATATTGTAGGACGCAAGTGGTGCGTCAGGAATTGTATCAAGGTAAAAGaggacacacctggtgcgtcactaaAGGCATTTAACCATCATAGGACGCCCTCGGTGTGTCATCAATTGTGTCAGGGTAAGGAGGACGCACCTGCTGCGTCATAAATTGTATTCGGCTAGAATATGACGCACCTGCTGCGTCATTAAGTGTATTCAGCTAACATGGACTGTACACAATGTATCGTTACTCGTATTAGGATAGTTAAGAATGTATCTGATGCGTCACCAAGTACATTCAACCAACACAGTACACACCGGGTGTGTCAGAAAGTAGCGAAACCATTCCGGTGATTCTAATAATGATTTCAAAGCTGTCACACGCGTTTCTCGCCTTCGACGTCTCCCTGAAATATATTTAGTTTCGCATTTCATCGGAGGAGCgaaaacctaaaaataaatttcttgaatAACCGCTGTTACATTGGAGTGCAACGTTCAAGGCCTCCGAGTAGCGGCACGTCGAACATCGTGGAACGAAAGAAATTGGCGATAAGTTCGTAACAGGTTCTCAATTTCGCCGAGAGGTTCGTTCACCCCGGTAAAACGGGGAAGAAAGAGAAACAGACTGTCGCAATGAAATTATTGGATAAAAATCGAATCGAGTTAAGTAGAAAGGTGAACGCTGGCTAGTTGGCTGGATCTCCAGGTGAAAGAAGAAAGTGGCAGCGACACGCTATGCATTTCGGGAAATCGGGTTACCGGCGGATGTTGCATCCGATCGATCGAGACTCGCTCggaaagttttgagaatttagatctAGGACGTCCGCGATAAGCCTAGATAATCGAATAGGCGATTCTCAGAACTTTCGGCGCGAGGCGCCTCCAGCTGGAGGCTCGAGCAACAGATGTCCCATTAGCGTGAAAAACGAGAGAATAATTTGCATGGATGTCTGAATACTCGTAATATCCATTGTTATACAAGCGTTTGTGAGCGAAACCCGTTTGACGGATGTTAAACATCTGTTATGCCTGTTTCTGTCACTAATTTCCTCATTTAGCGACACGCGAAAGGTATCCTGTAACAATACGACGCAAACATCGCGAACCATAACAATATCAGCCAATTAAGGGCACCGTTATCCGGTGTCAACGTAAACGAAAGATGAACGGGCTAATGGCGTTCATTATCGGATCGGTAATAATTAAACGGAGCATCAATTAACGACCGCGGAGAGTTGAATTTTAAACGGATCCTCGACAGCCCGCTGATAAGTCCGTGATCCCGAGCGTTTTCGCGGCCGCAATCGATATGATTTCGGTGCGAACGGTTCTCACGATCGGCCAAGAGATGCAAATGGCACGGAACAATGTACTTTGTTCTGGCTGGTTACGATTTCGTTCCGCTGGAAATGTTGTGAGCGTACGGCCACGTGACTGGAACGTTTCCCTCGTTTTCCACGTTCCAAATGCTTTCGCGAGAAACTTTCTTTCCTGTCACGGGATACGCTCTCCATAGGAAAGCAGCGAGACCCATAACAAACGAAAAAACCTCTCTGTGGAGCATGAAAGGTTGCCTTCGGCGTAGAAACCTTCGCTCGCGATTAACACGTGATTGATTCCTGTCTTTGTCGACGTCTGCCATTTTAATTCATATTGACGGTGTGTaggtagaatttgggaatttttaatttaagtttaatttaGATTTAGACTTTTCAAGCACTCGagctttctattattattaatttacacaAGTCAAGTCTCTtcctctccttatattgccattttcctTAGTTAAACAACCATGTACCGTATCGTCCAATTTCATTCTCAACATACATTGCCATTTCTTTTACATAAATTGTCGTTCATCATAATTTCCACTGTCCTCTCCTTATATCGCCGTTTTCTTTAACTGAACATCCATGCAAAATTTTCTATGTTTTCTTCTCTGTGCATCACCATTTTTCTTATATGAACTACTTCTTACGTCCTCTATAATTTTCAGGGTCCTCTCCTTATATCGCCGTTTTCCTCAACAAAAACATGCACAATTTTCAATGTCTTCCCCTCTCTACATCAGCATTGTTCTTATATGAACCACTTCTTACGTTCTCCATAATTTTCAGTGTCCTCTCCTTATATCGCCGTTTTCCTCAACTAAACCATGCACGAGTTTCAATGTCCTCCTCTCTCTACATCACCATTTTTCTTATATAAACTACTTCTTACGTTTTCCACAATTTTCAGTGTCCTCTCCTTATATCGCCGTTTTCCTCAACTAAACCATGCACAATTTTCAATATCCTCCTCTCTATACATCACCATTTTTCTTATATAAACTACTTCTtacgttttccataattttcagtgtcctctccttatatcgccattttcctcAACTAAACCACGCACAATTTTCAATGTCTTCCCCTCTCTACATCACCATTTTTCTTATATAAACTACTTCTTACGTCCTCCATAATTTTCAGTGTCCTCTCCTTATATCGCCGTTTTCCTCAACTAAACCATGCACAATTTTCAATGTCCTCCTCTCTCCGCATCACCATTTTTCTTATATAAACTACTTCTTACGTCCTCCATAATTTTCAGTGTCCTCTCCTTATATCGCCGTTTTCCTCAACTAAACCACGCACAATTTTCAATGTCCTCCTCTCTCTACATCACCATTTTTCTTATATGAACTACTTCTTACGTCCTCCATAATTTTCAGTGTCCTCTCCTTATATCGCCGTTTTCTTCAACTAAACCATGCACAATTTTCAATATCCTCCTCTCTCTACATTACCATTTTACTTATATAAACTACTTTTTACTACCTTCATAATTTTCTGTGTCCTCTCCTTATATCGCCGTTTTCCTCAAATAAACCATGCACGATTTTCAATGTCCCCCTCTCTCTATATCACCATTTTTCTTATATAAACTATTTCTAACGTCCTCCATAATTTTCATTGACCTCTCCCTATATCGCCGTTTCCCTAAATCTGTGATTCCCGAGTGTACGGCCCTGTATTAGAGCATCGGAACGCTGTCGTTTCGACGACCGGTCTGCGGACATTCACCGCGAACTTGACCCACTGTCACACTTGTACTCGACATTCTATTTGC includes:
- the LOC105662258 gene encoding uncharacterized protein LOC105662258 isoform X2 codes for the protein MMIFVDNLSRYLLRLWIKLSSIRVRRSLWGRITNYYKFSSFQIPKRSNSQAPEFPSSRIPKLPNSQAPKFPSARIPKRPNSQAPEFPSSRIPKLPNSQAPELPSARIPKLPNSQAPKFPSARIPKRPNSQAPKFPSSQIPKLPNSQAPKFPSSQIPKRPNSQAPKFPSSQIPKLPNSQAPKFPTSQIPKRPNSQAPKFPSSQIPKLLNSQAPKFPTSQIPKRPNSQAPEFPSSRIPKLPNSQAPEFPSFQIPKRPNSQAPEFPSSRTPKLPNSQAPEFPSSQIPKRPNSQAPKLPSSQTPKSPNSEVPSSSGCRRSSP
- the LOC105662258 gene encoding uncharacterized protein LOC105662258 isoform X1 — its product is MFSPIGDALDNATVYTVFRYLLRLWIKLSSIRVRRSLWGRITNYYKFSSFQIPKRSNSQAPEFPSSRIPKLPNSQAPKFPSARIPKRPNSQAPEFPSSRIPKLPNSQAPELPSARIPKLPNSQAPKFPSARIPKRPNSQAPKFPSSQIPKLPNSQAPKFPSSQIPKRPNSQAPKFPSSQIPKLPNSQAPKFPTSQIPKRPNSQAPKFPSSQIPKLLNSQAPKFPTSQIPKRPNSQAPEFPSSRIPKLPNSQAPEFPSFQIPKRPNSQAPEFPSSRTPKLPNSQAPEFPSSQIPKRPNSQAPKLPSSQTPKSPNSEVPSSSGCRRSSP